The DNA region TCTGAAAAGCCACGGTGGTGTTACCGTGATAAGTGGCACGTAGTTCCTTATGATTCTCCGTTTTTCGTCATCGGATATGAGCGAAAGGCCAGAATTTATGAGATTCAGTACACTCTCGTTCCCCTTCAAAACAGCCACGTGGAGATAGTTTTTCCCAAGATGAAGCGTTGTAAAGTTGGAGAGAATCCCTTCCTTTGCGAGATAGTACCTTACCACCAGATCATCTCCGAGAAACACGGTGAGTTTTCCGTCCTTTATCGCCTTCATCATCGAGGAATAATTCTCGAAGAGCTCAAGCTTCACATCCGGATTCTTTTCTTTCAGAGAATCTATCATACCTTCTCCCATGAGGGCGCCAACAACGTAGGAAGAAAGGTCGGAGAAGTTCTTTATAGGAAGATCTTTCCTGAAAAACACGCAAGATCTCATTTCGAAAACGGGCTTGGAAAAAGAAAGTAACTTTCCTCTTTCTGGGGTTTTGAAGATCTGGTCGATGGCATCCACCTGTCCTTCAAGGACCATTTGCTGAGCCAGATGCCACTTTTCAGGGATGAGCTCTACCTCTATCCCTGTTTTTTCTGAGAAGAGCTTCCAGAGATCAACAGAGATACCAACAAGGTTTCCTCTCTCGTCGTGGAAAGAGAAAGGAGCGTAGTCTTCGTCGAGAGCTATTTTCAGGGGATGAGAAAAAATCAAAACAGAAGAGAATAATAGAAAAAGAACGATCCCCCTGATCCTATCACCCTCTTCTTACGATCCTACTGAATTTTACCATCTTCAAGCGGATTCCTCAGAATCCTGATTCTTCTTCCTCTTTTCTCTATGTACCCCTCTCTTGTGAGCTCCTGGAACACTCTTGACAGGGCAGGACGAGCACATCCGAAAATTCTAGAGAGCTCTTCAACACTAACGGGAAGCACCACCTCTCCATTTTCGTTCATGTGATGAACGAGGTAGTGAACTACTTTCTCCTTCAGAGTCTTCGTGATGAGAAAGAAGAGCTTTTCTGAGAGAATCCTGAAGTGTTCCGAGATATCTTCCAGAAAAAAGATCAAAAACTCTCTATCCTCCATAAGGAGCTCTAGGAATCTGTCTTTTGGCACTGTCAAAATTTTCGCTTCGCTACCCGCTGTTACATTCACAGGAAACCGAGGATCTCCAGAAAACACCAAACCCGATGCTACAATCTGAACGGGTTTTATCGTATCTACCTCAAGAACCTTTCCATTTTCAGAGACGTACTCTGTTCTGAGGACTCCCTCTAGAAGTATCAAAACCTCATCCATTGGATCTCCCTGATATCTGACGATTTCTCCTTCTCTGTAAGTGAGCACCTGTCCACATCGCAAGAGTTTTTCTAGTTCCATCTTTCCACCCCCGTAACAATTGTTACAGACAGAATTATCATAACCTAATTATAATCTACGTGAAAGCTTTAACAAAAGGAGGTGGAAAACATGCAGATGTTCTGCTATCAGTGTTCACAAACGGCAAAGGGTGTGGGTTGTACTGAGTACGGAGTCTGTGGAAAAAGTCCCACACTTGCAAGACTTCAGGACAACCTCATATTCACCATAAAGGGGATATCCGCCTACTACTACCATGCGAGGGAACTCGGTTACGACGATCCCGAGATCGCAGGCTTCTTGGATGAAGCACTCTACAGCACCCTAACCAACGTGAACTTCGATGTGGAGTCCTTCGTTGAATACGCCCTCGAAGCGGGGAGAATGAATCTCAAAGCGATGAAACTCCTCAAGAAAGCCCACATTGAAACCTACGGAGAACCCACACCTGTTGAAGTGGAAACGGGAACAAAGAGAGGAAAGGGTATCATCGTAACAGGACACAACCTGAAAGCCCTAGAAGAACTTTTGAAGCAGGTGGAAGGGACCAACGTCTACGTGTACACACATTCTGAAATGCTTCCAGCGCACGGGTATCCCGGCCTGAGAAAGTACAGGAACCTTGTGGGAAACCTCGGAAAGGCTTGGTACGATCAGAGGAAACTCTTTGCAGAGTATCCAGTCGCCATCCTTGGAACATCGAACTGCGTGTTGATTCCGAGTGACTCTTACAGGGACAGGATGTTCACAACGAGCATAGCAAGACTCCCCGGAGTGAAACACATAGAAGGGTATGATTACTCCGAGGTGATAGAAAAGGCAAAGAGTCTTCCCGATCTAGAGGAAAAACCGGGTGCCTACAGGTTCAGAACGGGATACTCCACGTCCGTTGTGGTTTCTCTTGCCGACAGGATAAAGACTCTTGTCGAGGAAGGAAAAATAAAGCACTTTCTGGTCGTCGGTGGTTGTGACGTTCCATTCAAGAGGAACGAATACTACAGAGAGTTCGTACAGAAGCTCCCAAAGGAAACGGTTGTGATTACCCTTGCTTGTGGAAAATTCAGGATAAACGATCTCGATCTCGGAGACATAGAGGGGATCCCAAGGCTCATCGATGTGGGACAGTGCAACGATACAATCGTAGCCATAGAGATCGCCGAGGCACTCGCAAAAACCTTCGGTGTTCCGGTCACAGAACTTCCGCTCACACTCGTACTCACCTGGATGGAGCAAAAGGCGATTGCGATTCTGTGGACGCTTCTTGCGCTCGGTCTGAAGAACATCTACGTCGGACCCGTTCTACCTGCTTGGGTGAACGAAGACATCCTGAAAGTGCTCACCACGGAGTTCGGACTGAAGACGATTTCAGAACCCGAAAAGGACATAAAGGAAATTTTGAAGGTATAATACCCTGCCGCCCGGCGGGGGTCTTTTTACTCCGTGACAGACACACATGAGAAGCGCCCTCTTACCCATCAACGTTCAACTCACACACGCGTCCGGATTTGAAACCCGTGGTTTTCCATTTTCGGTCGTGTAAACACCGTGCGGACAGAAGTTCACACAGGTCAGACATCCGGTGCACTTACCGCAATCGATCACTGGATACCAGTTCTTTGCCACGTTTTATTCCCTCCCTTCGGCTATCTTCTCCGCAAATCCTATGAGTTCCAGAATTCGGGGATCTTTCAGAACCAGCTTCTTTCTCTTTCCTTCACAGATCACGTCCATCAATCTCGCTCTTTTTAGGATGGAGATATGCCTGGAAAGTGTTGATAGATCAAGATGTTCTGTCGCTTCCAGCTCACGCATACAGAGATCTTTCTGTGCGATCTCTTTGAGTATCTTCACCCTCCACTTGCACGATAGTGCCTTGAAGATTTCCACGATTTCCATTCTCTCACCTTCCTTGTATATTTGTACAATAATGCAAGTATCATTTCAATGATCAAGTACATTACTTCTGCGTAAAATTTCACAAAAGTTCCTCCATGATTCTTTCTAGCTCTTCGAAGCTTTTCGCAACAGGGAATTTCGTCGAGACATCACCCCGGGGTGAGAAGAAAATGAAATCGATACCGGCATTTTTTGCACCCTCGAGATCACTCTTGAGATCATCTCCCACATAGAGGGCATCTTCTTTTTTCAATCTCATCCTTTCGAGCGCCACCTGAAAGATCCTGGGATCGGGTTTTTCAAAGCCTGCCTCTTCAGAGGTGAGAACGAACTCGAAGAATCTTTCGAGTTTGAGCTTCCTGCTCCTCTTTTTTTGAACAAAGTACACACCGTTCGTTATAGATGCCATTCTGATGTTTTTTCTTTTCATCTTTTCAAGAAACTCCTCCGCCCCTGGGAGAAAGTATGCCTCTTCTGAGAGGAACTCCAGATACTCTTTTGCCACAATCTTCGGATCGAGAGAAACTTCGAGTTCCCTTAGAAACTCTTCGAATCTCGCAACGACGACATATTCTTTCGATGCCCTTCCCTCCGCGAGCATCCCCCACCATTTTCTGTTTATGTGCCTGTACAATAAAACCTGTTCCTCGGTGAGAGGAATTCCATGGCTCAGGAATGTCTTTTTCAACGCCATTTCTTCACTCTTCTCGAAGTCGAGGATAGTGCCATCCAGATCGAACAGTATCGCTTTCTTCAAACCAGCCTCAGCTCCATCTCGTACTGTGTGAGCACCCTCTGAAAGCCATTCGCCTCGAGAGCGTGGGAGAGTGGATCATCTTCAGGAACGGCCGTACAGGTCACCAGGTTTTTTTTACTCTCTTTCTGGACGTGATCAACACACTCTCTGATGAACTCGTCCATGTTACCGCGAAGGGCAAAGGCATCGACGATGAAGGAACTTTGAGGAGTTTTTCCCCAAACGAGGTACCCCTCTCCGTCCTTCCAGCTTGCCCTTTCCATTCTGTAGCGTCCGTCTGCAAGAAGAAGAGTTGTACACTCCCTTTGCCAGTTTGGGTTCCTGTTGAAATCCGTTCTTGCCCTCAGAGAGTACATGTGGATCCTTTTTTCATCTGTTTCGAAGAATCTCACATCACCCGTTCCATCGACGATTCTATCTAAAACGAAGCTGTAAAGATGTCTTTTTCTTTTGAAGCCGTTCTTCTCGTAGAATCGGACTGCCCTTTGATCCGTTGACACCACCTCGAGAAC from Thermotoga sp. includes:
- a CDS encoding ArsR family transcriptional regulator, which codes for MEIVEIFKALSCKWRVKILKEIAQKDLCMRELEATEHLDLSTLSRHISILKRARLMDVICEGKRKKLVLKDPRILELIGFAEKIAEGRE
- the hcp gene encoding hydroxylamine reductase; this encodes MQMFCYQCSQTAKGVGCTEYGVCGKSPTLARLQDNLIFTIKGISAYYYHARELGYDDPEIAGFLDEALYSTLTNVNFDVESFVEYALEAGRMNLKAMKLLKKAHIETYGEPTPVEVETGTKRGKGIIVTGHNLKALEELLKQVEGTNVYVYTHSEMLPAHGYPGLRKYRNLVGNLGKAWYDQRKLFAEYPVAILGTSNCVLIPSDSYRDRMFTTSIARLPGVKHIEGYDYSEVIEKAKSLPDLEEKPGAYRFRTGYSTSVVVSLADRIKTLVEEGKIKHFLVVGGCDVPFKRNEYYREFVQKLPKETVVITLACGKFRINDLDLGDIEGIPRLIDVGQCNDTIVAIEIAEALAKTFGVPVTELPLTLVLTWMEQKAIAILWTLLALGLKNIYVGPVLPAWVNEDILKVLTTEFGLKTISEPEKDIKEILKV
- a CDS encoding Crp/Fnr family transcriptional regulator; translated protein: MELEKLLRCGQVLTYREGEIVRYQGDPMDEVLILLEGVLRTEYVSENGKVLEVDTIKPVQIVASGLVFSGDPRFPVNVTAGSEAKILTVPKDRFLELLMEDREFLIFFLEDISEHFRILSEKLFFLITKTLKEKVVHYLVHHMNENGEVVLPVSVEELSRIFGCARPALSRVFQELTREGYIEKRGRRIRILRNPLEDGKIQ
- a CDS encoding YjjG family noncanonical pyrimidine nucleotidase, with translation MKKAILFDLDGTILDFEKSEEMALKKTFLSHGIPLTEEQVLLYRHINRKWWGMLAEGRASKEYVVVARFEEFLRELEVSLDPKIVAKEYLEFLSEEAYFLPGAEEFLEKMKRKNIRMASITNGVYFVQKKRSRKLKLERFFEFVLTSEEAGFEKPDPRIFQVALERMRLKKEDALYVGDDLKSDLEGAKNAGIDFIFFSPRGDVSTKFPVAKSFEELERIMEELL
- a CDS encoding 4Fe-4S dicluster domain-containing protein, producing the protein MAKNWYPVIDCGKCTGCLTCVNFCPHGVYTTENGKPRVSNPDACVS
- a CDS encoding N-acetyltransferase, yielding MTIKKASEVSAIDLVNLVNEVFKDYAVPVNWDVYNFNLDVRENSISLEDSFVFFEEEKPVGFVLLCIRKDRGRIDSMGVIKPKRGTGLADMILKHALEHLVWKGVKSVVLEVVSTDQRAVRFYEKNGFKRKRHLYSFVLDRIVDGTGDVRFFETDEKRIHMYSLRARTDFNRNPNWQRECTTLLLADGRYRMERASWKDGEGYLVWGKTPQSSFIVDAFALRGNMDEFIRECVDHVQKESKKNLVTCTAVPEDDPLSHALEANGFQRVLTQYEMELRLV